A part of Synechococcus sp. KORDI-49 genomic DNA contains:
- the tsf gene encoding translation elongation factor Ts has protein sequence MADVSAKLVKDLRDKTGAGMMDCKKALKATDGDAAKAVEWLRQKGIASAEKKSGRTAAEGSVGSYIHTGARVGVLLEVNCETDFVARGEIFQELVRDVAMQVAACPNVEYVSTDDIPGEIREREKAIEMGRDDLEGKPDKMKEKIVEGRIGKRLKELALLEQPFIKDSAITVAELVKQTAGKIGENVKVRRFTRYTLGEGIEVEESDFAAEVASMKAG, from the coding sequence ATGGCTGACGTATCCGCCAAGCTTGTCAAAGACCTGCGCGACAAGACCGGCGCGGGAATGATGGACTGCAAGAAGGCTCTCAAAGCCACCGACGGTGATGCCGCCAAGGCCGTGGAGTGGCTGCGTCAGAAGGGCATCGCCAGCGCCGAGAAGAAGTCGGGCCGCACGGCTGCCGAGGGATCCGTCGGCAGTTACATCCACACTGGCGCCCGCGTCGGGGTGCTTCTCGAAGTGAACTGCGAGACCGATTTCGTCGCCAGAGGTGAGATCTTTCAGGAGCTGGTCCGTGATGTGGCCATGCAGGTGGCGGCCTGCCCGAACGTGGAATACGTGTCCACCGATGACATCCCCGGTGAGATCCGCGAGCGGGAGAAAGCCATCGAAATGGGCCGTGATGATCTCGAAGGCAAGCCCGACAAGATGAAGGAGAAGATCGTCGAAGGCCGCATCGGCAAGCGCCTGAAGGAGCTGGCGCTTCTGGAGCAGCCGTTCATCAAGGACAGTGCGATCACCGTTGCCGAACTGGTCAAGCAGACCGCCGGCAAGATCGGCGAGAACGTGAAGGTCCGGCGATTCACCCGATACACCCTCGGGGAAGGAATCGAGGTGGAGGAAAGCGACTTCGCCGCGGAAGTGGCTTCCATGAAGGCCGGCTGA
- a CDS encoding pitrilysin family protein, with translation MELCHVVLSTSLVGPDLTPWTLPNGVRCVTAAMPEAALTCLDLWCRAGSASEERGEEGMAHFLEHLVFKGSDQLPAGAFDREIEALGGSSNAATGFDDVHFHVLIPAEQTTRALDLLLDLVLHPAVLERDFSTEREVVLEEIAQCADQPDELVLQVLLSRGCPDHAYGRPILGARSSLMAMTPDMVRRFHQRRYRGSNCSLAIAGAPDGFLEAHIRSSALMDLEPAPLDAIPTPAAAVRSGRHAIRVDRLESARLLMLWSTAEAADQEMVMGADLATTLLAEGRRSRLVGRLRETLRIAETVDMDLTVLEQGSLVTLEICCREEDLASVERELEAELARSLHEPPAEWELNRARQLVGNGLRFSLESTAQVAGTAGSQQLWERQQDLLQPLQVLNGWSADRLLQELMPTLSSDRACTLIATPGAAA, from the coding sequence ATGGAACTTTGCCACGTAGTTCTGAGCACTTCGCTGGTCGGACCTGACCTCACCCCTTGGACACTCCCCAACGGCGTCCGCTGCGTGACAGCGGCGATGCCGGAGGCTGCGCTGACATGCCTTGATCTCTGGTGTCGCGCTGGAAGCGCCAGCGAAGAGAGGGGAGAAGAGGGGATGGCGCACTTCCTTGAACACCTCGTGTTCAAAGGCAGCGATCAGTTGCCAGCAGGTGCCTTCGATCGCGAGATCGAAGCTCTCGGAGGCAGCTCCAATGCGGCCACCGGATTCGACGATGTGCATTTCCATGTGCTGATTCCCGCCGAGCAGACCACCCGTGCCCTGGATCTGCTGCTTGATCTGGTGCTGCATCCGGCGGTTTTGGAGCGCGATTTCAGCACCGAGCGGGAAGTCGTGCTTGAGGAGATCGCCCAGTGTGCCGATCAACCCGACGAACTGGTCCTGCAGGTGCTGCTGAGCCGTGGCTGTCCGGACCATGCCTACGGCCGGCCGATCCTCGGCGCACGTTCCAGCCTGATGGCCATGACACCGGACATGGTCCGGCGCTTTCATCAGCGACGGTACCGGGGCTCGAACTGCAGTCTCGCCATCGCCGGCGCTCCGGATGGATTCCTGGAAGCACACATCCGTTCCTCAGCGCTGATGGATCTGGAGCCGGCACCGCTCGATGCCATCCCGACGCCGGCTGCAGCCGTGCGCAGCGGCCGCCATGCGATCCGGGTCGATCGCCTCGAGTCCGCCCGGCTGTTGATGCTGTGGTCAACAGCGGAAGCAGCCGATCAGGAGATGGTGATGGGGGCGGATCTGGCCACCACGCTTCTTGCCGAGGGACGACGCAGTCGTCTGGTCGGGCGGTTGCGGGAGACACTGCGCATCGCGGAGACCGTGGACATGGATCTCACGGTGCTGGAGCAGGGGAGCCTGGTCACCCTCGAGATCTGCTGCAGAGAGGAGGATCTGGCGAGTGTGGAACGGGAGCTCGAGGCAGAACTGGCCAGGAGCCTCCATGAGCCACCAGCCGAGTGGGAGCTGAATCGAGCCCGACAGCTCGTTGGCAACGGACTGCGCTTCTCCCTTGAATCCACGGCGCAGGTGGCTGGCACAGCGGGGAGTCAACAGCTCTGGGAGCGTCAGCAGGACCTGTTGCAACCCCTGCAGGTTCTGAACGGCTGGAGTGCTGACCGCCTCCTGCAGGAGCTGATGCCGACGCTCAGCAGCGACAGAGCCTGCACCCTGATTGCCACCCCCGGAGCGGCAGCGTGA
- a CDS encoding phycocyanobilin:ferredoxin oxidoreductase — translation MQSSVSDSCEGLHPLVKALSEGIRSARGELPELRLLPLAADLEQVQGRLDGERLFIANEVHQCRGLRKLHLEVARLGNGLQILHCVWFPDPRFDLPIFGADVVAGPAGISAAIVDLSPAGENLPAPVVSALQTVPVPGFRQVRQLPGWGTIFSSFVRFIRPDGADEEELFRQLVMDYLAVMREAVAGASLDSPEATSTIRRHEGQLNYCLQQKRNDKTRRVLEKAFDPTWADRYIEQLLFDDPPPLR, via the coding sequence ATGCAGTCCTCCGTGTCGGACTCCTGTGAGGGACTGCACCCCCTGGTGAAGGCGTTGTCGGAGGGAATCCGCAGTGCCCGGGGTGAGCTGCCCGAGCTGCGGCTCCTGCCGCTGGCGGCCGATCTCGAGCAAGTCCAGGGGCGGCTGGATGGTGAACGCCTGTTCATCGCCAATGAGGTTCACCAGTGCCGTGGGCTGCGCAAGCTTCACCTTGAGGTCGCTCGCCTCGGCAACGGTCTGCAGATCCTGCACTGCGTCTGGTTCCCGGACCCCCGCTTTGACCTGCCGATCTTCGGAGCGGATGTCGTGGCGGGTCCGGCCGGCATCTCGGCGGCCATCGTTGATCTCTCCCCGGCAGGGGAGAACCTTCCTGCGCCTGTGGTGTCGGCTCTGCAGACCGTGCCTGTGCCGGGATTCCGGCAGGTTCGCCAACTGCCTGGCTGGGGGACGATCTTCTCCAGCTTCGTGCGTTTCATCCGTCCGGACGGTGCCGACGAGGAAGAGCTGTTCCGTCAGCTGGTGATGGATTACCTGGCCGTGATGCGGGAGGCGGTGGCCGGTGCCTCACTCGATTCCCCTGAAGCGACTTCTACGATCCGCAGACATGAGGGTCAGCTGAACTATTGCCTCCAGCAGAAGCGCAACGACAAGACCCGCCGGGTGCTGGAGAAGGCCTTCGACCCGACCTGGGCGGATCGCTACATCGAGCAGCTCCTGTTCGACGATCCGCCTCCTCTGAGATGA
- a CDS encoding DevA family ABC transporter ATP-binding protein, which yields MAAVELSGLSHAYGRGAMRRQVLQNISLRIDPGEVVLLTGPSGCGKTTLLTLIGALRSVQSGDVTVLGERLDGAGRRRRQQVRRRIGMIFQGHNLLRCLTAEQNVQMGSDLLPGLGYRARRDEARRWLRAVGLEDQMAQMPHDLSGGQKQRVAIARALAAHPRLLLADEPTAALDSATGRGVVELLRTLALEQSCAVLMVTHDPRILDVADRLLRMEDGCLLPPVQ from the coding sequence ATGGCCGCCGTTGAACTGAGCGGTCTGAGTCACGCCTACGGCCGCGGTGCCATGCGCCGTCAGGTGCTGCAGAACATCAGCCTGCGGATCGATCCGGGGGAGGTTGTGCTGCTGACCGGACCATCGGGCTGCGGCAAGACGACGCTGCTCACCCTGATCGGAGCCCTGCGTTCGGTGCAGTCAGGGGATGTGACAGTTCTCGGTGAACGTCTGGATGGAGCCGGCCGTCGTCGACGTCAGCAGGTCAGACGCAGGATCGGCATGATCTTTCAGGGACACAACCTGCTCCGTTGCCTCACCGCTGAGCAGAACGTTCAGATGGGGTCGGATCTTCTTCCGGGTCTTGGTTACAGGGCCCGTCGGGATGAAGCCCGCCGCTGGCTGAGGGCTGTCGGCCTCGAGGACCAGATGGCCCAGATGCCCCACGACCTGTCCGGAGGGCAGAAGCAACGGGTCGCCATCGCCAGGGCTCTGGCTGCCCATCCACGTCTGCTGCTGGCGGATGAACCCACCGCAGCCCTGGACAGCGCCACGGGCCGCGGTGTCGTTGAGCTGCTGCGCACCCTTGCGCTCGAACAGTCCTGCGCCGTGCTGATGGTCACGCACGACCCCAGGATTCTCGACGTGGCTGATCGGCTGCTGAGAATGGAAGATGGCTGCCTGCTGCCGCCCGTTCAGTAA
- a CDS encoding HlyD family efflux transporter periplasmic adaptor subunit produces MSRLRRWGLLTGGTLALAAGVWAVVKNLPSTSQQVADPAPLTRAPEAVAALGQLEPSGEVRRLAAPSSGLAGSARMAELLVAEGETVREGQPLARFDSRYKVQARLASNAALLKSLESEIGFQRIEVERYSRAARGGAASLVLLETKQAELGRLEGQLLQARAERGVLQVDLLNSELRSPIDGLVLRVHAQVGERPGSEGVMEVGASQRMQARIEVYESDISRITIGQPVTLTSENGGFKGELQGRVASITPQVQQRQVLSTDPTGDADARVVEVNVALDPQDAARVSRLSGLKVIARFGVTS; encoded by the coding sequence ATGAGTCGGCTGCGCCGCTGGGGGCTGCTGACTGGCGGAACTCTCGCGCTCGCCGCCGGCGTCTGGGCCGTTGTCAAGAACCTGCCGTCAACGTCACAGCAGGTGGCAGATCCTGCCCCGCTGACGCGGGCACCCGAAGCGGTGGCGGCGCTCGGGCAGCTGGAACCCTCCGGTGAGGTTCGGCGACTGGCGGCTCCCTCATCAGGGCTGGCCGGCAGTGCGCGGATGGCGGAGCTTTTGGTGGCGGAGGGTGAGACGGTCCGGGAGGGCCAGCCCCTGGCGCGATTCGACAGCCGATACAAGGTTCAGGCGCGCCTGGCGTCCAATGCGGCTCTGCTGAAGAGCCTGGAGAGCGAGATCGGATTCCAGCGCATCGAGGTCGAGCGCTACTCCAGAGCGGCCCGTGGAGGGGCTGCTTCGCTGGTGCTGCTTGAAACGAAGCAGGCCGAGCTGGGGCGTCTCGAGGGACAGCTGCTTCAGGCCAGGGCCGAGCGCGGGGTTCTCCAGGTTGATCTGCTGAACAGTGAACTCAGGTCTCCGATCGATGGCCTTGTGCTCAGGGTGCACGCCCAGGTCGGCGAGCGTCCGGGATCGGAAGGGGTGATGGAGGTCGGTGCCAGCCAGCGCATGCAGGCACGGATCGAGGTGTACGAATCCGACATCTCAAGAATCACCATCGGCCAACCTGTGACGCTCACCAGCGAGAACGGCGGGTTCAAGGGTGAGTTGCAGGGTCGCGTGGCGTCCATCACACCTCAGGTTCAGCAGCGTCAGGTGCTGTCGACCGATCCCACCGGTGACGCGGATGCCCGTGTGGTCGAGGTGAACGTGGCGCTTGACCCGCAGGACGCAGCCAGGGTCAGCCGGTTGTCCGGACTGAAGGTGATCGCCCGTTTCGGAGTGACGTCGTGA
- the recG gene encoding ATP-dependent DNA helicase RecG, translating to MAEPIRAEAAPGERGLTAGQLRLILDWISPLQQALALEADRGFSDLEGRRQRFHAFLAEQLETLPAVPLPRGAGDRVRGLAEGYGRYPGMTDAARRRLVTDTRQWLHELRHRVEPSAPMAPPRLRLETASASSAAGDRSGPLPLDSPLSALRGVGPKLAARLASLGLLLVRDLLRHYPRDHVDYSAMRRIEALVTGETATIVATVRRCNGFVSPRNPNLAILELQLQDPTGRLRITRFLAGKRFSSPAALKAQQRLYPVGSRVAVSGLVKEGGYGITVHDPLIEVLDGADSTVRSQTIGRLLPVYPLTEGVASDRFRALIEQALPSARLWSEPLGSGERESCGLLSIAEALRCIHAPRCREELDQARRRLVFDEFLLLQLGLLQRRSELRSRPAPELLTRVAEGGLLQRFQELLPFDFTRAQQRVFAEIEADLQRSEPMARLVQGDVGSGKTVVAIAALLSTIDAGWQGALMAPTEVLAEQHYRNLCRWMPPLHVTVELLTGSTPRPRRRQLLDDLANGSLKLLVGTHALLEDPVVFSRLGLVVVDEQHRFGVHQRDRLLSKGLQPHLLTMTATPIPRTLALSLHGDLDVSQIDELPPGRTPIRTTLLNSSQREKAHELIRSEVERGQRAYVVLPLVEESEKLALRSAVDVHAELASEVFPDLTVGLLHGRLSSPEKQSVLADFAGGRSQILVSTTVVEVGVDVPEASVMVIEHAERFGLAQLHQLRGRVGRGAAASHCVLINGSSNALARQRLDVLVRSSDGFEIAEMDLRLRGPGQVLGTRQSGLPDLALASLADDGAVLDDARSFAEGVLAADPHLEDHPRLRELLHDQQRRLSGGNPLN from the coding sequence TTGGCAGAGCCCATCCGAGCCGAAGCTGCCCCCGGAGAACGGGGACTGACCGCCGGTCAGCTCCGGCTGATCCTCGATTGGATCTCCCCTCTGCAGCAGGCCCTGGCACTGGAGGCTGACCGCGGCTTCTCCGATCTCGAAGGCCGTCGGCAACGCTTTCATGCCTTCCTTGCAGAGCAGCTGGAAACGCTTCCGGCCGTTCCCCTTCCCCGTGGTGCCGGGGACCGCGTCCGTGGCCTTGCAGAGGGATACGGCCGTTATCCGGGGATGACGGACGCCGCCCGCCGCCGTCTGGTGACGGACACCCGTCAGTGGCTGCATGAGCTGCGTCATCGCGTCGAACCGTCGGCACCGATGGCTCCACCACGTCTGCGACTGGAGACCGCCTCGGCCAGCTCCGCTGCTGGAGATCGCTCCGGACCGCTGCCGCTCGACAGTCCGCTCTCCGCGCTGCGGGGAGTGGGACCGAAGCTGGCGGCCCGTCTTGCCTCCCTCGGACTGCTTCTGGTGCGCGACCTGTTGCGCCATTACCCGCGGGACCACGTCGACTACTCAGCGATGCGCCGCATCGAGGCTCTGGTGACCGGTGAGACGGCCACGATCGTGGCGACCGTCCGTCGTTGCAACGGTTTCGTCAGCCCTCGGAATCCCAATCTCGCGATCCTGGAACTTCAGCTTCAGGATCCCACCGGTCGCCTGCGCATCACCCGGTTCCTCGCAGGCAAACGGTTCAGTTCTCCGGCTGCGCTGAAAGCTCAGCAGCGGCTTTATCCCGTCGGGTCCAGGGTTGCCGTCAGCGGGCTGGTCAAGGAGGGGGGGTACGGGATCACGGTGCATGATCCGTTGATCGAGGTGCTCGATGGTGCCGATTCCACGGTGCGATCCCAGACCATCGGCAGGCTGTTGCCCGTCTATCCCCTGACCGAGGGGGTGGCCTCGGATCGTTTCCGCGCTCTCATCGAACAGGCTCTGCCCTCGGCTCGCCTGTGGAGCGAGCCGCTCGGCAGTGGGGAACGTGAGAGCTGCGGGTTGCTGAGCATCGCTGAGGCGCTGCGCTGCATCCATGCGCCCCGTTGCCGTGAGGAGCTGGATCAGGCCCGTCGTCGCCTTGTGTTCGATGAATTTCTGCTGCTTCAGCTCGGACTGCTGCAACGCCGCAGTGAGCTCCGTTCCAGGCCGGCTCCCGAACTGCTGACACGCGTTGCCGAAGGAGGGCTGCTGCAGCGTTTCCAGGAGCTGCTCCCGTTCGACTTCACTCGGGCTCAGCAACGTGTCTTCGCCGAGATCGAGGCGGACCTGCAGCGGTCCGAGCCGATGGCCCGCCTCGTGCAGGGGGACGTGGGTTCCGGCAAGACCGTGGTGGCCATCGCCGCCTTGCTCAGCACCATCGATGCCGGCTGGCAGGGTGCCCTGATGGCCCCCACCGAGGTGCTGGCGGAACAGCACTACCGCAACCTCTGTCGCTGGATGCCACCGCTGCACGTCACGGTCGAGCTGCTCACCGGATCCACGCCGCGACCACGGCGGCGGCAACTGCTCGATGACCTCGCCAATGGCTCTCTCAAGCTGCTTGTGGGCACCCATGCGTTGCTGGAGGATCCGGTGGTGTTCTCCCGCCTCGGTCTTGTGGTGGTGGATGAGCAGCACCGCTTCGGTGTGCATCAGCGCGATCGCCTACTCAGCAAGGGTCTGCAGCCCCATCTGCTCACGATGACGGCGACACCGATCCCGCGCACCCTTGCCCTGTCACTGCACGGTGATCTGGACGTCAGTCAGATCGACGAGCTTCCGCCCGGCCGCACGCCGATCCGCACCACGCTGCTGAACAGCTCCCAGCGGGAGAAAGCGCATGAGTTGATCCGCTCGGAGGTGGAACGCGGTCAGCGGGCTTATGTGGTGCTTCCCCTGGTGGAGGAGTCGGAGAAGCTCGCCCTGCGTTCTGCGGTGGATGTGCATGCGGAACTGGCATCCGAGGTGTTTCCTGATCTGACCGTGGGTCTGCTGCATGGTCGTCTCAGCAGCCCTGAGAAGCAGTCGGTGTTGGCGGATTTTGCAGGTGGGCGAAGCCAGATTCTGGTGTCCACCACCGTGGTGGAGGTGGGCGTCGATGTCCCGGAGGCGTCGGTGATGGTGATCGAACACGCAGAGCGCTTCGGGCTGGCGCAGCTGCATCAGCTGCGTGGCCGCGTGGGCCGGGGGGCCGCTGCGTCTCACTGTGTGCTGATCAACGGCAGCTCCAATGCGCTGGCCCGGCAGCGCCTCGATGTGCTGGTGCGCTCCAGCGATGGATTCGAGATCGCCGAGATGGATCTGCGCTTGCGGGGGCCAGGACAGGTGCTCGGTACGCGTCAGTCCGGCCTTCCGGATCTCGCCCTCGCCAGCCTCGCCGACGATGGTGCCGTTCTCGACGATGCCCGCAGCTTCGCTGAGGGAGTGCTGGCCGCGGATCCTCACCTGGAGGATCACCCCAGGCTTCGTGAGCTGTTGCACGACCAGCAGAGACGCCTCAGCGGCGGAAACCCGCTGAACTGA
- a CDS encoding M15 family metallopeptidase, producing the protein MRPWSDRPIVECHEPLEPLPPSLLRLTPHPYQAIGAPYGRGADPFRLRSGVVARLLEAQGQLQLREPTLQLAIFDAWRPVAVQAFMVDHAIAEECQRQGVDPSDAGQRDALRRVTAEVGRFWAPPSDDPATPPPHSTGAAVDLTLAESGSVLDMGGAIDAIGAVSEPDHYSAAARSQPQSQAGVWQRRRDLLKEVMAAAGFEQHPNEWWHFSHGDQLWAWRCGAPQAIYAGALVPSSSATV; encoded by the coding sequence GTGAGGCCCTGGAGTGATCGTCCGATCGTGGAGTGCCACGAGCCCCTTGAACCGCTGCCGCCATCCCTTCTGCGGCTGACCCCCCATCCCTATCAGGCGATCGGGGCTCCCTATGGCCGCGGTGCGGATCCGTTCCGGCTCAGGTCAGGGGTCGTGGCACGGTTGCTTGAGGCCCAGGGCCAGTTGCAGCTGCGGGAACCCACGCTGCAGCTGGCCATCTTCGATGCCTGGCGCCCGGTGGCCGTGCAGGCCTTCATGGTGGATCACGCCATCGCTGAGGAATGCCAGAGGCAGGGCGTTGATCCCTCCGATGCGGGCCAGCGGGATGCACTCAGGAGAGTGACAGCCGAGGTTGGGCGTTTCTGGGCTCCTCCGAGTGACGATCCCGCCACGCCTCCCCCTCACAGCACAGGCGCGGCCGTGGATCTGACCCTCGCCGAGTCGGGTTCGGTGCTCGACATGGGCGGGGCGATCGACGCCATCGGTGCGGTCTCCGAGCCGGATCACTACAGCGCGGCGGCTCGATCACAGCCGCAGTCGCAGGCTGGCGTCTGGCAGCGACGGCGAGACCTGCTGAAGGAGGTGATGGCTGCAGCTGGATTTGAACAGCACCCCAACGAGTGGTGGCATTTCAGCCACGGTGATCAGCTGTGGGCGTGGCGCTGCGGCGCGCCGCAGGCGATCTATGCCGGAGCGCTGGTTCCGAGCAGTTCGGCGACGGTCTGA
- the devC gene encoding ABC transporter permease DevC produces MKRPWQGRRIPLSWLLLTRQPIRLLVALAGISFAGILMFMQLGFRDGLFDASVTVHRLFDADLVLISPRSASSVRMAGFPRRRLVQTLADPEVEGVTPVHWGLMLWRNPETRRNRAILALGFNPDDPFFMDPGLAQKTGVLKQKGRILFDQLSRPEFGPIAQWHREGRTVETEIAGNRVRVAGLVSLGTSFGADGNLLTSTETFLDLLPQKPPGAIEVGLIRLRTGSDPDRVLARLKQRLPDDVIVLSKQGFIDFEQNYWRSSTSIGFIFTLGAAMGFVVGCVIVYQVLYTDVSDHLPEYATLMAMGYRLSHLLGVVLREGVYLAAMGYVPAYLAGQGLYWFVRDATRLPVGMNATRALTVLVMILVMCVASSLLAMRRLVDADPAEIF; encoded by the coding sequence GTGAAGAGGCCCTGGCAGGGCCGTCGCATTCCTTTGTCGTGGCTGCTGCTGACGCGCCAGCCGATCCGGCTGCTCGTTGCCCTCGCCGGCATCAGCTTCGCCGGCATTCTGATGTTCATGCAGCTCGGCTTTCGCGACGGGCTGTTCGACGCCAGCGTCACAGTGCACCGGCTGTTCGATGCCGATCTGGTGCTGATCAGTCCCCGATCCGCCAGTTCGGTGCGCATGGCGGGTTTTCCGCGTCGCCGTCTGGTGCAGACCCTGGCTGATCCGGAGGTCGAAGGTGTCACGCCGGTCCACTGGGGATTGATGCTCTGGCGCAACCCGGAGACCCGTCGCAACCGGGCGATTCTGGCTCTGGGGTTCAATCCCGATGATCCCTTCTTCATGGATCCCGGTCTGGCGCAGAAGACGGGGGTTCTTAAGCAGAAAGGGCGCATCCTGTTTGATCAGCTGTCCCGCCCTGAGTTCGGTCCGATCGCGCAATGGCATCGCGAGGGGCGCACCGTCGAGACCGAGATTGCGGGCAATCGCGTCCGTGTTGCCGGTCTTGTAAGCCTCGGCACCAGTTTCGGTGCCGATGGCAACCTGCTGACCAGTACCGAGACTTTTCTCGATCTGCTGCCTCAGAAACCGCCCGGGGCGATCGAGGTCGGTCTGATCCGTCTTCGAACAGGCAGTGATCCTGATCGGGTGCTGGCTCGATTGAAGCAACGGCTGCCTGATGACGTGATCGTCCTCAGCAAGCAGGGGTTCATCGATTTCGAGCAGAACTACTGGCGCAGCAGCACCTCGATCGGATTCATCTTCACGCTCGGTGCCGCCATGGGCTTCGTGGTCGGTTGCGTCATCGTTTATCAGGTCCTCTACACGGATGTGAGCGACCACCTGCCCGAGTACGCCACGCTGATGGCGATGGGCTACCGGCTGAGCCATCTGCTTGGGGTGGTGCTGCGGGAGGGGGTCTACCTCGCGGCGATGGGCTATGTGCCGGCCTATCTCGCCGGTCAGGGTCTGTACTGGTTCGTCAGGGATGCCACCCGGTTGCCGGTGGGCATGAACGCCACGAGAGCTCTGACGGTTCTGGTGATGATCCTGGTGATGTGTGTGGCGTCCTCCCTCCTGGCGATGCGCAGGCTTGTGGATGCCGATCCTGCGGAGATCTTCTGA
- the rpsB gene encoding 30S ribosomal protein S2 has translation MAVVTLAEMMEAGAHFGHQTRRWNPKMSRYIYCARNGVHIIDLVQTAVCMNNAYKWTRSAARSGKRFLFVGTKKQASEVVAQEAARCGAAFVNQRWLGGMLTNWTTMKARIDRLKDLERMESSGAIAMRPKKEGAVLRRELERLQKYLGGLKSMRRLPDVVVLVDQRRESNAVLEARKLDIPLVSMLDTNCDPDLCEVPIPCNDDAVRSVQLVLGRLADAINEGRHGNNDQRGGDDGEA, from the coding sequence ATGGCTGTTGTAACCCTCGCCGAGATGATGGAGGCGGGTGCCCACTTCGGGCACCAGACCCGCCGCTGGAATCCCAAGATGTCGCGCTACATCTACTGCGCGCGCAACGGAGTCCACATCATCGATCTCGTGCAGACCGCGGTCTGCATGAACAACGCGTACAAATGGACCCGCTCTGCCGCCCGCAGCGGCAAGCGGTTCCTGTTCGTGGGCACCAAGAAGCAGGCCTCCGAAGTGGTGGCCCAGGAGGCTGCCCGTTGCGGTGCCGCCTTTGTGAACCAGCGCTGGCTTGGCGGCATGCTCACCAACTGGACGACCATGAAGGCGCGCATCGATCGCCTCAAGGATCTCGAGCGGATGGAGTCCAGCGGAGCCATCGCGATGCGCCCCAAAAAGGAGGGCGCCGTGCTTCGCCGTGAACTGGAACGTCTGCAGAAGTACCTGGGTGGTCTCAAGAGCATGCGGCGTCTTCCGGACGTGGTGGTTCTCGTGGATCAGCGCCGCGAATCGAACGCTGTGCTCGAAGCCCGCAAGCTCGACATTCCGCTCGTGTCGATGCTCGACACGAACTGCGACCCGGATCTCTGCGAGGTCCCGATTCCCTGCAACGACGACGCCGTGCGCTCGGTGCAGCTTGTGCTGGGGCGCCTGGCGGATGCCATCAACGAAGGACGCCACGGCAACAACGATCAGCGCGGTGGTGACGACGGCGAGGCCTGA
- a CDS encoding glycosyltransferase family 2 protein, producing the protein MFASVVIPTYNRKPILEKCLLALEQQQLGGALDRYEVVVVDDGSTDGTPDWLREHAARFPHVRLIEQEHGGPAAGRNRGVQQADGDVIVFIDSDLVVTDTFLASHARALSQHWQTHGDRLAFTYGAVVNTADFDNPTSERHKLRDLSWAYFATGNVAIDRDVLEDSGLFDTGFRLYGWEDLELGERLRRMGVQLIQCPEAVGYHWHPALSLDQIPRLIEVEGERARMGLVFYRKHPTRRVRFIIQFTWLHRVLWELLTLGGLLNEHSLRPLLRWLIRRGHAGTAMELLRLPLNRIGVRALFREASAAGVPCPLL; encoded by the coding sequence ATGTTCGCCAGCGTCGTCATCCCGACCTACAACCGGAAGCCGATCCTGGAGAAGTGTCTGCTCGCTCTCGAGCAGCAGCAGCTCGGTGGAGCACTTGATCGTTATGAGGTGGTGGTGGTGGACGATGGATCCACCGATGGGACGCCCGACTGGCTGCGCGAGCACGCGGCCCGCTTCCCCCACGTCCGCTTGATTGAACAGGAACATGGCGGCCCTGCCGCGGGCCGCAACCGCGGCGTGCAGCAGGCCGATGGAGACGTGATCGTTTTCATTGACAGCGATCTTGTGGTGACTGACACGTTTCTTGCCAGCCATGCACGGGCGCTCAGCCAGCACTGGCAGACCCACGGGGACAGGCTGGCCTTCACCTACGGAGCCGTTGTCAACACGGCCGACTTCGACAACCCAACCTCGGAACGGCACAAGCTGCGTGATCTGTCCTGGGCGTATTTCGCTACCGGGAATGTGGCGATCGATCGCGATGTGCTGGAGGACTCCGGTCTGTTCGACACAGGATTCCGTCTCTACGGCTGGGAGGATCTCGAACTCGGGGAAAGACTCCGACGCATGGGGGTTCAACTGATCCAGTGCCCGGAGGCTGTGGGGTACCACTGGCACCCAGCCCTGAGCCTGGATCAGATCCCCCGCCTGATTGAGGTGGAAGGGGAACGGGCCCGCATGGGTCTGGTCTTCTATCGGAAGCACCCGACCCGGCGTGTGCGCTTCATCATCCAGTTCACCTGGCTGCACCGAGTTCTCTGGGAGCTTCTGACGCTCGGAGGTCTGCTGAATGAGCACAGCCTGCGACCCCTGCTGCGCTGGCTCATCCGTCGGGGCCATGCGGGAACGGCCATGGAGTTGCTGCGGCTTCCCCTGAACCGCATCGGCGTGCGGGCTCTGTTCCGGGAAGCCAGTGCTGCCGGCGTCCCCTGCCCCTTGCTTTGA